In a single window of the Anaerocolumna cellulosilytica genome:
- the uvrA gene encoding excinuclease ABC subunit UvrA, with amino-acid sequence MNDSIRIKGANENNLKNITLDIPKNKLIVLTGVSGSGKSSLAFDTLQKECQRQYMESMAMITENVSKPKVESIIGLSPAISVDQRVYNSSPRSTVGTVTEILTYLRVLYAKVGLRPCPKCNTMVEPPFEVDADVLNFWDRDIGTEEDESNVFRDNEIPNTFSVCPNCKTHMPEIRMSNFSFNKPEGACPTCSGIGETTGVNISKLLNEELSILDGGVSIWHAAEIKRFSNTLQNAGRYFGFPFDTSIPIKEYDDFQRNFLLYGIYTPHFKHRFPDVKYPTSVDDGRYDGIVNIIMNRFKERANDLNYRKKIEKLLIQRTCPDCNGTRLREESRRVTIAGKSIIDISKLSLDNLSIWLNSLPSQVPDKWETILNPILSDLRQRIKRLIDVGVGYLTLGRTSFTLSAGEYQRLRLASLLGSGLTGVLYVLDEPTTGLHQRDTGKLIRVLRQLRDLGNTVLVVEHDMELMKAADYIIDIGPGAGKNGGHLVTAGTPKEIESCKESVTVQCLLGYIQAQKNDLPPSKDCISIIGANENNLRNINVNIPLNQFTVISGVSGSGKSTLIFDILDKAANQHYNGANVKPGEHTEIRGWEKINRVITIDQTPIGRTPRSNAATYTDVFTSIRTIYANLEEAKKKKLTLKHFSFNVPGGRCEKCQGAGVLTISMHFLPDEQVCCPVCHGKRFKRDILDIKYKGYHIADILNMTISEAMQIFEDVKPVYDRLSVMSEVGIGYLQLGQAATTLSGGEAQRIKLAKELGKRNSGHTLYLLDEPTSGLHPYDVVKLISLLQNLVKEGNTVVVIEHNMEVIKSANWIIDMGPEGGEQGGLIVAEGTQEQIARIQSSITGKYLFNNSSTM; translated from the coding sequence TTGAATGATTCTATTAGGATTAAAGGAGCTAACGAAAATAATTTAAAAAACATAACATTGGATATACCTAAAAATAAATTAATTGTTCTTACTGGTGTATCAGGTTCCGGAAAGTCTTCATTGGCTTTTGATACTCTTCAAAAAGAATGCCAGAGGCAATATATGGAATCCATGGCGATGATAACAGAAAATGTGAGTAAACCGAAAGTGGAATCAATTATAGGATTGTCACCGGCAATCAGTGTGGATCAGAGGGTTTATAATTCCAGTCCTCGTTCTACAGTCGGTACTGTTACAGAGATTTTAACTTATCTTCGTGTACTTTACGCTAAAGTAGGACTCCGTCCATGTCCGAAATGCAATACAATGGTGGAGCCTCCGTTTGAGGTTGATGCAGATGTTCTGAACTTTTGGGACCGTGATATAGGAACTGAGGAAGATGAATCAAATGTTTTTAGAGATAATGAGATACCTAATACATTCTCGGTATGTCCTAATTGTAAAACACATATGCCTGAAATAAGGATGTCTAATTTCTCATTTAATAAGCCGGAAGGAGCATGCCCGACATGCTCGGGAATTGGTGAGACTACCGGTGTAAATATATCAAAGCTGTTAAATGAGGAACTGAGCATTTTAGATGGTGGGGTTAGTATATGGCATGCTGCAGAAATAAAGAGATTTTCAAATACTTTGCAAAATGCGGGCAGATATTTCGGTTTTCCTTTTGATACAAGTATCCCGATTAAGGAATATGATGACTTTCAACGAAATTTCTTGCTTTATGGAATCTATACACCTCATTTTAAACATAGATTTCCAGATGTTAAGTATCCAACCTCTGTAGATGACGGACGTTATGACGGCATTGTAAATATAATTATGAACAGATTTAAAGAACGTGCAAATGACTTAAATTATAGAAAAAAAATTGAAAAATTATTAATACAGCGGACGTGTCCTGATTGTAACGGAACAAGGTTACGTGAAGAAAGCAGAAGAGTGACAATTGCTGGTAAGTCTATAATTGATATTTCAAAGTTATCTTTGGATAACTTGAGTATTTGGCTTAACTCTTTACCAAGTCAAGTCCCTGATAAATGGGAGACAATTTTGAATCCTATTTTATCCGATTTAAGACAAAGGATAAAACGATTAATTGATGTGGGGGTAGGTTATTTAACTCTGGGAAGAACTTCATTTACTTTATCAGCCGGAGAATATCAGCGTCTTCGGTTGGCTTCACTATTAGGTTCCGGTTTAACAGGGGTACTATACGTTTTGGATGAGCCGACAACAGGATTGCACCAAAGGGATACAGGAAAGTTAATCCGAGTGTTACGACAGTTAAGAGACTTGGGTAATACAGTCTTGGTTGTGGAACATGATATGGAACTGATGAAAGCTGCAGATTATATTATTGATATTGGACCAGGTGCAGGTAAAAACGGTGGGCATTTAGTAACCGCAGGTACACCAAAAGAAATTGAATCTTGCAAAGAATCAGTGACCGTGCAGTGTCTTTTAGGATACATTCAGGCACAAAAAAATGATTTGCCCCCTAGCAAGGATTGTATTTCTATTATAGGAGCAAATGAAAATAATCTAAGAAATATTAATGTTAATATCCCGCTTAACCAATTTACTGTCATCAGTGGGGTATCTGGTTCAGGTAAATCTACATTGATTTTTGATATTTTAGATAAAGCAGCAAACCAACATTATAACGGTGCAAATGTAAAACCTGGTGAACATACCGAAATAAGAGGATGGGAAAAAATCAATCGTGTAATTACAATAGATCAGACACCAATTGGGCGTACCCCCCGTTCAAATGCAGCAACGTATACGGATGTGTTTACTTCGATACGAACTATTTATGCTAACTTGGAAGAAGCAAAAAAGAAAAAGTTAACTTTAAAGCATTTCTCTTTTAATGTACCTGGCGGTAGATGTGAAAAATGCCAAGGTGCAGGAGTATTGACGATATCGATGCACTTTTTACCAGACGAACAGGTGTGTTGTCCGGTATGTCATGGAAAACGTTTCAAAAGAGATATATTAGATATCAAATATAAGGGATACCATATTGCTGACATTCTAAATATGACCATTAGTGAAGCCATGCAGATTTTTGAAGATGTGAAACCGGTTTACGATAGATTGTCAGTTATGTCAGAAGTAGGAATTGGGTATCTGCAACTGGGCCAGGCAGCTACTACATTATCGGGTGGAGAGGCTCAACGAATTAAACTTGCAAAAGAATTAGGGAAAAGAAATAGTGGACATACTCTTTACTTATTGGATGAACCCACGTCCGGTTTGCATCCCTACGATGTTGTGAAACTTATTTCCCTTTTACAAAACTTGGTTAAAGAGGGAAACACAGTGGTAGTAATTGAACATAATATGGAGGTTATTAAGAGTGCAAATTGGATTATAGATATGGGACCAGAGGGAGGAGAACAAGGAGGTTTGATTGTAGCAGAAGGAACACAAGAACAAATAGCTAGGATACAGAGTTCTATCACAGGTAAGTATTTGTTTAATAATAGCAGTACAATGTAG
- a CDS encoding acyl carrier protein: MLEQKNDIKNELCNIYSQVLERELSMEDFGTTTGLLEKFHIDSLIALQIVVKIEQVFGIIIEDDNVAIEMLDSLDKAVDFIEHGSQG; encoded by the coding sequence ATGTTAGAACAAAAAAATGATATCAAAAATGAATTATGTAATATATATAGCCAGGTACTTGAGAGGGAATTGTCAATGGAGGATTTTGGAACTACCACTGGTTTATTAGAAAAGTTTCATATTGACTCACTCATTGCTTTACAAATTGTTGTAAAGATAGAACAGGTTTTCGGCATTATAATTGAGGACGATAATGTAGCTATTGAAATGCTTGATTCCCTAGATAAAGCAGTCGATTTTATAGAACATGGTAGTCAGGGATAA
- a CDS encoding U32 family peptidase: MKFSISYNGDLGLLDELKDYSAVTHVFGSQSSEVTGSGRSTFGMPPITKADIEKAVSKAYENKIKFNYLLNSSCMGNKEFTNSRYKEIVDCFAWLESIGVDMVTIANPYMIDICKSKYPNLKISLSSFSMVESVERAKMYDDLGVDEITVRENINRDLKLLENIQKNVKCDIQVLANQTCLHFCPYQFYHDNVMSHGSQSDEQSNKVFSDYCILKCVSKKFREPVEIIKSGWIRPEDLSVYEAIGIDKFKLTDRGKSTKWLLKVIKSYCERKYEGNLADILNIVQTHNKIHNGSIVDSSKLNEEIKNMRKMVKAFLHLNVSIDNSKLSGFIEHFKGANCRDTSCTLCGYCKRIADKVLSIPNEDMVFKALLQVEEISSNLVNK, translated from the coding sequence ATGAAATTTTCTATATCCTATAATGGTGATTTAGGATTATTAGATGAATTAAAAGACTATAGTGCGGTTACACATGTATTTGGGTCTCAAAGTAGTGAAGTCACTGGAAGTGGAAGAAGTACATTTGGTATGCCCCCAATTACAAAAGCAGATATTGAAAAAGCGGTTTCTAAAGCATATGAAAACAAAATAAAATTTAACTATTTGTTAAATAGTTCATGTATGGGAAATAAAGAGTTTACTAACTCAAGGTACAAAGAAATTGTTGATTGTTTTGCATGGCTTGAATCTATCGGTGTTGATATGGTTACAATTGCAAATCCTTATATGATTGATATATGTAAAAGTAAATATCCGAATCTCAAAATAAGTTTGTCATCTTTTTCAATGGTAGAAAGTGTTGAAAGGGCAAAAATGTATGATGATTTGGGAGTGGATGAGATCACAGTCAGAGAAAACATTAACAGAGATTTAAAGCTACTTGAGAATATACAAAAAAACGTTAAATGTGATATTCAGGTTTTAGCTAATCAAACTTGTCTGCACTTTTGTCCCTATCAATTTTATCATGATAATGTTATGAGCCATGGATCGCAATCGGACGAGCAGTCAAATAAGGTATTTTCGGATTATTGTATATTAAAATGTGTGTCGAAAAAATTCAGAGAACCTGTGGAAATTATTAAGTCCGGCTGGATACGTCCGGAAGATTTATCGGTCTATGAAGCGATAGGTATTGATAAATTTAAACTCACAGACAGGGGAAAGTCAACAAAATGGTTACTTAAGGTTATCAAGAGCTATTGCGAGAGAAAATATGAAGGTAATCTGGCAGATATATTAAATATTGTGCAGACTCATAATAAAATACATAATGGCAGCATAGTGGACTCATCAAAATTAAATGAAGAGATAAAGAATATGAGGAAAATGGTAAAAGCATTTTTGCATCTTAATGTATCAATTGACAACAGTAAATTGAGTGGATTTATTGAACATTTTAAAGGAGCTAACTGCAGAGATACGTCATGTACTCTATGTGGTTATTGTAAGCGTATAGCTGATAAAGTACTTAGTATTCCAAACGAAGATATGGTTTTCAAAGCACTGTTGCAGGTTGAGGAAATAAGCAGTAACTTAGTTAATAAATAA
- a CDS encoding NAD-dependent epimerase/dehydratase family protein, which produces MILVTGCTGYLGSRLVTQLLNEGKKVRGLTLRSEYQKAEILKEKGMEVFIGDLLIPETLKGIGKDVKIVYHMAGLHSSVDKMERLYVNGTEALIDSIKASNLEAFIMASNGAVYGDCGDTLLEETYCVEPEHPFGKITMKAEKLLLKRFRDSMFPSVILRIGEVYGTDEYNPFKTVNSRLKILGNGSNYISKVFCDDVIKILVLAPGKLKVGEIYNIVDDLPIKQQLYYEEICQLTNIPLPKWVPLDSVDERIRTSIHGLKALSLRMSNRYLKSTLNYKFLFESYDKGLRYLFNKFNNIE; this is translated from the coding sequence AAACGAAGGGAAAAAAGTCAGAGGGTTGACTCTTCGAAGTGAGTACCAAAAAGCTGAAATTCTTAAAGAGAAAGGAATGGAAGTATTCATAGGGGACCTTTTAATACCAGAGACATTGAAAGGAATAGGAAAAGATGTAAAAATTGTGTACCATATGGCAGGTTTACATTCTTCTGTAGATAAAATGGAGAGGCTATATGTGAATGGAACGGAGGCATTAATTGATTCAATAAAGGCATCAAATCTGGAGGCGTTTATCATGGCTAGTAATGGTGCGGTGTATGGAGATTGTGGTGACACACTTTTAGAGGAGACATATTGTGTAGAGCCAGAACATCCATTTGGTAAAATAACAATGAAAGCAGAAAAATTACTGCTTAAACGATTTCGAGATAGTATGTTTCCATCTGTAATACTTAGAATTGGAGAGGTATATGGGACAGATGAGTATAACCCATTTAAAACAGTAAATAGCAGGCTTAAAATTTTGGGTAATGGTTCTAATTACATATCAAAGGTTTTTTGTGATGATGTTATCAAGATATTAGTGCTTGCTCCGGGTAAATTAAAAGTTGGTGAAATATATAATATTGTGGATGATTTGCCTATAAAGCAGCAACTATATTATGAAGAAATATGCCAACTAACAAACATACCGTTACCCAAATGGGTTCCTTTGGACTCAGTAGATGAACGGATAAGGACTAGTATCCATGGTTTAAAAGCATTATCTTTAAGGATGTCAAATCGTTATTTGAAAAGTACATTGAATTATAAATTTCTTTTTGAATCATATGACAAGGGGTTAAGATATCTTTTTAATAAGTTCAATAACATTGAATAA